The Usitatibacter rugosus genome segment CGGGGGCATGTCGTAGCAGCCTTCGGCGAGCCGGCGCTCCAGATGCACGATGTCGGTGCCGTCGTCGATCTTGGGCGCGCGTTCTTCGTGCGTGAGGGCCTGCAGCTCGTGCGGCGACCAGAGCACCAGGTAGTCCTTGGCGCTCATGACGACTTCGTCCTCGGAGCCCGCCTTGTCGATTTCCCGGTGCCAGCAGTCCATTGCGCGCCTCGCTACGTGGGGGGATGAGCGTATTCCCCCATGGACCGCCGGCGAGCGCAGTCGGACGTGTCATGAAGACCCTGTAGGTACAGGCCGACAGCACTTACGCCGGCCTTCGTTGCCCGGTACAATTCGGCAACGTTTACAGGTGTCAATGCTCCATGGCGAAGCCCTTCCCGGTTCCGGTCCGCGTCTACTACGACTGCCGCAAGTGCCCCGGCTACTGCTGCACTTACTCGGACATCGAGATCACCGACTACGACATCGCGCGTCTCGGCAAGCATTTCGGCCTCTCCCCCAAGCAGGCAGAGAAGAAGTTCACCAAGCTCGACGACGCGAAGACGGCGAAGATCCTGCGCCACAAGCAGGACAAGATCTTCGATTCCGCCTGCATGTTCTTCGACCAGGACAAGCGCTGCTGCACCGTCTACGCGGTGCGCCCGGGCGTGTGCCGGAAGTACCCGGCCGCCACCCACTGCGGCTACTACGACTTCCTGCGTTTCGAGCGCAACCAGCAGGACGACAAGGACTACGTCGCCCTCACGTAGGGTCTCGATGACGCCGTCGCCCACCCCGGTCTACGCGAACGTCGCGTACTTCCGGATCCCCGAGTTCGATACCCGCACCGTCGCCCAGCAGGCTTCCGAGAAGGAAAGCCTCGAGGCGAGGCTGCGCGAAGCCACTTCGGGGCTGCCGGCGGGGGATCGCGTCGTGCTGGATGCCGACGAGGGCGCGGCGCTGGTCCTGTTCGGCGATCCGGAGCGCGCGCTCGAGGTCACGCAGGCCGTCTACCGCAAGGGCCCGGTCCATGCCGGCCTCAACTACGGTCCCCTGGCGTTGTCTTCGCGCGGCAGCGATGCCCGCGTGTTCGGCGACGGCCTGGTGGGCGCGGCCGCGGCGGCCCGCTTCGCGACGCCCGATCGCCTCCTCCTCACGCAGGACTTCGCCAAGGCCCTGGATGCCACCGCGCCCGACCGCTCCTCCGAGCTGGAGACCGCGGGTGAGTTCACTGATACGCGCGTCCGGCTGCATACGTTCTTTACGCCCAACGAGCGCAAGAAGCGGGCGGGCAAGCGCAAGGTGTTCTTCACCGCGCTGGCCGGCATCGCCGTGATCCTCTTTGCCGGCGTATTGGCGCGGGAGGCGGTGCAGCGCTTCTTCCCGCCTCCGCTCGCCACCGTGAAGCTGCTGGTGAAGCCGCGCGCCGACATCTACGTGGACGGCGTGAACAAGGGCCGCACGCCGCCGCTCACCGAAATCCAGGTGGCAGGCGGCAAGCACGTCGTGGAGCTGCGCTCGCAGGGCTTCGCGCCCCTCAAGGTGTCGATCAACGTCCAGCCGGGCGAGCAGGTCACGATCGCGTACAACTTCACGGGCGCGCCCAAGCCCAGCTTGTGGTCCGACTTCAAGCGCAAGCTGGGGGGATCGTGACGGAGCGGCCGGAGAAGTTCGGGCGCTTCCGCGTGACCTCCGAGCTGGGGCGCGGCGCCATGGGCGTGGTCTATTGCGCCGAGGACCCGTCGCTCGGTCGCACGGTGGCCATCAAGACGATCGCGCTCACCGGCAGCCCGCAGGAGCGCGACATCCACGAGGCCCGCTTCCTCCAGGAGGCGAGGGCCGCGGGCGGCATCGGCCACCCGGCGATCATCACCATCTACGACGTGGGCCGCGAGGGCGACGTGGCCTTCATCGCGATGGAGCTGCTGGAAGGCAACGAGCTCCGCGACCTGATCCGCTGGGGAACGATCGCGCCGCCGCAGGCCGTGGCGATCGCGGCCTCCGTCGCCGACGGGCTGGCCTACGCGCACGAGCGGGGCGTGGTCCACCGCGACGTGAAGCCCGGCAACATCATGGTGCTGAAGGACGGGCGCGTGAAGGTGATGGACTTCGGCATCGCGCGCCTCGGCGAGAACGCGGTGAAGACGCAGACCGGCACGCTGCTGGGGTCGCCCCAGTACATGTCGCCCGAGCAGATCGCGGGCGGCCAGGTCGACTCGCGCGCCGACATCTTCTCGCTCGGTGTGGTGCTCTACGAGATGCTCACCGGGGCAAAGCCCTTCGCGGGCGAGGACGTGACGCAGCTCCTCTTCTCGATCGCCAACATGGCCGCGAAGCCGCCGCGCCACCTTCAGCCGTCGCTGCCGCCGGTGATCGACTACATCATCGCCCGGGCGCTGAAGAAGAATCCCGACGAGCGCTACCAGACGGCCGCGGAGCTCGCGTCCGACTTGCGCTCGTGCGCGGCGGAAGTCGCCGAGGCGGAGATCACGGCGCGCGCCAAGCCGGACGACGGCACGCGGACTTCGCCCAATGCGCCGCCTGCGCCGCACGACATGCCGACGCAGTCCTCGCGGCCTCTACCCCTCTCCGAGGAGCAGGTCGCGCTGCGCCCCTCTCCGCGCTTCGATTCGGTGGAAGGCATCGCACGCCTCGCCGTGTTTCCGCTGGATGCGTCGGAAACGAAGTCGCGCGCCGGCTGGACCGTGCCGTCCGCCAAGGTGAAGCGCCGCCGCGCCCGCCAGCTCGCCCCCCTGCTGGGCATCTGGCTGGTGGCCGTCCTGGCGGCGATTGCCATCGTCCTGTTCTAGCGGAGTTCCCACACCTCAAAGCGGTCCTGTCCTACAGGACGTCAGAGGCGTCGCATCTACAGTCGTTCCAACAGCAAACGACAACCCGACTGGAGTGACGACATGAGAGCCCCTCCCCGCATCGAGCCGCGCGTGTTTGGCAAACTCCCTCCGATCCTGGACCTGGACGAGGATGGCCTGCCGATCGTGGACATGGACCTTCACGAAGGCCGTGCCTGGTCCTCCGACGAGGACGATCCTTCCGTCCAGATGGCCGACTTCCCCGCCTCCTTCGACGACTGAATGAATGGGGTCAGACTCCATTTAGCTTCCTGCTGCGTGAATGAATGGGGTCAGACTCCATTTAGCTCCCTGCCGCGAAGCTAAATGGAGTCTGACCCCATTCATTTGTCTGGGTTGAGGCGCCGGGCATTCACTTTGGTGATCTCGGCGCCGAAGAAGAAGATCTGGGAGCACCAGTAGACCCAGACGATGACCGCCACGACCGTGCCGGCGGCACCGAACGAGGAAGCGACGGCGCTCTTGCCGAGATAGAGCCCGATCACGAGCTTCCCGATCCCGAAGAGCAACGCATTGATCGCGGCGCCGAGCCAGACGTCGCGCCAGGCGATCGGCTGCGAAGGCAGCAGCTTGTAGACCGCCGCGAAGCCGAGCGTGGTCACGCCGAAAGAGACCAGCGTCTCGACCGCGTGCATCACCGCTTCCGACCAAGCGGCATCCCCGAGATAGCGGCCCAGGGCCGACACCACGCTGCTCGCGACGAGCGAGACCAGCAGCACGAACGCGATCGCGACCACGAGGCCGAACGACGCGGCGCGTGAACGCAGGAAATTCACGATCCCGCCCGAGGGCGGCGCCTTGAATCCCCAGATGCGATCCAGGTCCGTCTTCAGCTCCGCGAACACCGTCGTCGCGCTGAAGATCAGCACGACCAATCCCACCAGCGCGCCGATCGCTCCCCCTTCCGGCGTGCTCGCCGCGGCCAGCACCGAGCGCACGCCCTCCGCGCCCGTCTCTCCGAGCAAACCGCCGAGTTCACCCAATAGAACGGTGCGCGCCTGCTCCGGGCCGATCGCCATTCCCGCCACCATGATCACCAGGAGCAACAGGGGCGCCATCGAGAGCAGCGTGTAGAACGCGAGCGCCGCGCCCATGCTCGGGCCGCCGTCGTCGCGGAAGGCCTGCACCGAATCCGATAACAGGCGATAAAACGTGCGCGGGTGGTAAATGCGCCCGGTGTCGGGTGCTGTGCTGGGTATGATCGAGGCCATAAGCAGTCCAAAACGACCGGAGGAGGGATCCCATGTTTAGAGTCGCCAGCGCTGTATTGTTCCTCGGTATTTCCGCATCAGCGATCGCGCAGCAACCCCTGCCCGCCGGCGACGCCGCCAAGGCCGGGTTCTCGAAGGACGGACTCGCGCGCATCGACGCGTTCTGGGCCCGCGAGATCGAGGCCGGACGCATCCCCGGCGCCGTGGTCGCGGTCGCGCGCGACGGCAAGCTCATCCACTACAAGGCCTACGGTTTCCTCGACAAGGAAGCCGGCACGCCCATGCCGCTGAATGCCGTGTTCCAGCTCGCCTCGATGACGAAGGTGATGACCGCCGTCGGTGCGCTCACGCTGAACGAGCAGGGCCGCCTTCCGCTCAAGTCGCGCCTCGACGAGTACTACCCGCAGTTCGCGAAGATGAGCGTCGGCGTCGTCGGCGCGAACGGCGAGATCACGCCGGAGCCGCTGAAGAACCCGATCTACATCCACGACCTCTACCGCCACACGTCGGGCATCACGTACGGCTCGCGCGGCAACACGCCGGTGCACAAGCTCTACCCGGGCGGCTCGGCGGGCGCGGCGGTGCAGTACACGTCCACGGAGTTCGTCGACAAGCTCGCGTCGCTGCCGCTGATGTACCAGCCCGGGACGGTGTGGGACTACGGATTCTCGACCGATATGCTGGGCCTCGTGGTCGAGAAGGTGAGCGGCAAGCGCCTGGGCGAGTACCTCAAGGCCAACGTCTGGGACAAGGTGAAGATGCCGGACACCACGTTCAACATGCCGCCGACCAACCGCATCGCCAAGCCGCTCGCGAAGGACCCGCTCTCCGGCAAGCCCCAGGACATCGCGCTCCTCACGAAGGCCGCGAAGTTCGATTGCGGCGGCTCGTGCGCGTGGGCCTCGGTGGGCGACTACCTGCGCTTCGCGCAGATGCTCAACAACGGTGGCGTGATCGACGGGCAGCGCGTGCTCTCGCCGAAGACCGTGACCTTCATGACGAGCGACCACCTCGGCGCCAACATCAGGAACCAGGTGGCCGGCATCGAAGGCCATCGCGACGGTTACGGCTTCGGTCTCTCGGTCGCGGTTCGCCTGGTCGAGGGCGTCGCGGCCACGACCGGCACGCCGGGTGACTACACGTGGAACGGCGCCAACGGCACGCTCTTCTGGAACGACCCGGCCGAGAAGCTCACGGTGGTGGTGGGCACCGCGGGGCCTGGTGATATCCGCAAGTACTACCGCGAACAGATGGGCGCGCTGGTGTACGGGGCGATGACGGAGTCGCGGCGCGCGCGCTGAATCACGCGGGGCGAATCAACGGGTGGACCAGCCGAGCTGGATCCCGAAGTCCGGCAACCCGTTGAACGCGCCGAAGGCCTCGACGATCGAGAACTCGAACGTCGAATCTCCATAGCGGTGGCGGAATCCCACTTCGAGCTGGGACTTCCGCTGCCGCAACCCGCCGATCGCAGTGTCGTCGCTGTTGAGCGGGTAACGGTAGAGCGAGCCTTGCACGAAGCCGCGCGTTGCATCCGCGAGCGCGTATTCGTATCCGAGCATCATGCCCGGCGCGAGGCGATAGCCGCCTGTCTCGATGACGCCGCCGCCGCGGGAGTACGTGAGCGAAGCGCTCGCCGTTCCCACGTGCTTGCCCCACACGCCCTGCAGGGTTGCCTGGGTACCGACGTCCCATCCGCCGTTGGAGAGATACGCCCGGCGCCCGGCCACCGGGATCTTCATCGCCGCGTCGAGCACGAGGTTCCACGGCGCGGGGCGCTCGAACCACGAGTAGCGAACGCCGATCTCCGGATCGAGCAGGCCGCTCGAGGGCGCATCGAGCCGGGTCTGTGAATCGCCGTTCTGGAATTCGGTGAGGACGGTGAACAGGTTGCGCGGCACGGACGGGCGCAGGTAGTCGCGGAAACCGAACGCGCGGTGGAAGCCCTCGATCGTGGAATCCATGAAGCCGCCGGTATAGCCGATCACGCCGACCGTGCCGCGAATTCCCCAGTGCGCATCGAGCTGGCGGCGCACGGTGAAGTCGATCACGCCCAGCTCTCCGTCCACCAGGAACTTCTCGCCCTCGAGGCTGCGGATGAAGAGGAGGTCCGTGGCCGTGAACTGGCGCTGCGCCTGGCGGTTGGTGAAGTAGTCCTCGATGTTGGGGCTCATCGACCACGTGTTCTGGTAGCCGAGGTCCAGGCTGTAGCCCCAGCGGCCGGGCGCCGGCGTCTCGAGCGGGGGCTGCGGGAGGTCGACGCGGAGCACGCCGAACATCGAGAGGTCGCGCGCGCAAGCGTCAACGCTCGCGAGCGCCGCGAGGACGAACGCGGTGCGAAGAAAGCGCATCGGGTGTTCTAGCGGGCGGTGGTCTTGCGTTTTTCGTATTCGGCGACGGCCTTCGCGAGGTCGTCACGCTCCTCGCAACCCTGCGGGCAGAGCTGCACCAGCTTCGCGAGGTGTTCCTTCGCCTTGTCGGGCTTGTTGGCCATGAGGTAGGCCTCGCCGACGTATTCGTGCGCGCCCTTGTGCTGCGGGTTCAGCTGCAGCGCGTTGGCGTAGTGCTTGAAGGCCATGTCGAGGTTGCCGGACTTGCGGTACGAATAGCCGAGCAGGTTCTGGATATCGGCGTCCTTCGAATCGCGGCGCGCGGCGGCCTCGAGCGAGGTGATGGCCGACTTCCAGTCCTTGCGGTCGATGGCTTTCTTCGCCGCGTCGTAATCGTTGGCCGTGTCGAGGGCGCGGGGCTGGGATTCGGTGGCGTCGGCGAATGCCACGGCGGGCAGCGCGGCGGCGAATGCGAGGATCAGGGCGGCGGCGAGCTTCATGTCCCGGCGCTCAGTACGTGCGGCCGGTGCGGACGCCCGACTTCCACGGATCCCATTCGGCGATCGCCTTCTTCAGCGACTCGCGCTCCGGGCAGGTCTCGGTGCAGTACTTCTCGAGCGCCGCGAGGTGTTCCTTGGCCTGGTCGGGCTTGCCCGCCATCAGGAAGGCGCGCCCGACGTATTCATGCGCGCCGAGGTGACGGGGATTCAGCTCGAGCGCCTTCGAGTAATGCTTGAACGCGGAATCGAGGTCGCCCGACTTGCGGTAGGAGAACCCGAGCAAATTTTGCACGTCGGCGCTGTTGGGGTCGTTGCGCGCGGCGCTGTTCAGCGCGGCGATGGCCGACTTCCAGTCTTCCTTGGCGATGGCCTGCTTCGCGTATTGGTAGTCCGTGTTGGCGGCGGCGATCGAGCGCATTTCGGTCTCGGTGGGCGCGGCCAGGGCGAGCGGGGCGGCGGCGAGCAGGGCGAGGGCGCAGAGGCGTGCAAAGGAGGTCATGGTTCCACCGGGGGGCTGTTCGTGGGGGCTTCGGGAATGATACGCGCGAAGCCGCGAATCGGTTGTCACAATGCCCGCGACCCCCGGTGGAAGTAGATGCGGCTCGCGGCGTCGCGCACCACGCGGGTCCCGAGCAGGAGGTTGGCGAGGCCGTCGTGCTGGAAAGCGTCGAATGCGCGGCGCAGTAGCCGCTTGCCGCGGAAGCGCGGATAGCCGGCGGCGACGAGAGCGCCCGGATCGCTGGTCCGTCCCGCGAGGAAGGCGTCGATCGCGACACCTGCCGCTGCCCCGTGACGAAGCGCGGTATGGATGCCGCCCGCGGTCAGGGGCGACACGGTTCCCGCCGCGTCGCCAATCAGCAACACACGATCGGCATGCACGCGGCGCACGACACCGCCGCACGGGATCCATCCGGCGCGAACCGAGGCAGGCGTGGCCGAGCGAAAGTCGAACACGGGCGCGATTTTCTCGAGAAAAACTGCCATCGCCGCCTTCGCTTCGCGCGCCGCGCCGCCGCGTTCCCGTCGCGCGATGCCGACCTGCACCGAGCCCACGCCTGCGAACACCCAGCCCAGGTATCCCGGCGCGATCTTCCGGTCGATGAAGCAGTGCAGGCGGTCGGTGAGGCCGTGCTGTCGGTTGACGACACCGTGCCGTCCGTCGCCGCCAGACACGTTCGCAGCGTAGTCGTGCCCGTCGCCGTACTCATGCTCGATGCCGAAGAGGAACTCGCGGTTCACGCCGAGCCCGAACGCGCGCGCCACACGCGAAGTGGGTCCGTCCGCGCCGACGAGAAAGTGCGCGCGTCCGAGCCTTCCGAGCGTGAAGCCCTTCTCGAGCCGCCCCGCATGCTCGAACGCCGTCCGCCAGTGGATCTCCACGCCCGCATTCACGGCGCGAGCGGCCATCCACCGAAGAAGACCCGAGGTATCGGTGGCGAGGAAGTAGTAGCCCGGAGCATCGAGATCGATGTACTGCAGGTTCGGCGCGTGCAATCGAACGCCCTCTAGGCGGCGCGTGAGTGACGCGGGTAAGCCTTCGAGGATCCGGAAGCCTTCGGGAATCTGGGTACCTTCAAGGGGAATAGGGTCTTCGAGCGCCCCGGAACCTTCGACAGCTTCTTTTACCAGGAGCCCCGTGGTGTGCAACTTCTCGCCCGCGTCGCCTTTCCGTTCGAGCACGAGCACCCGGCGGCCCGCGTTTGCGAGCACCGTGGCGCAGGCGAGCCCTGCGAAGCTCGCGCCGACGATGGCGACGTCGAAGTCGCTCATGAGGGCGCCCTCCTGCGAGCATGCAGCTTCATACACTTAATAGACTTAAGTGCATGAAGCTGCATTTCGATCGAGGTGATCCCTATCACTCTCTCCGTTCGCGACACGTGAAAGCGGCGATCGCAACGGCGAGGTAGAGCAACGCGAAAGAAACGGTCCCGTAAAGCGCGCCCCGGAAGAGGAACACTCGAAGTGCGACGACGCCATTGAATGTCGTCGCGTCACCGGCCGCGAACGCGCTCGCAATGATCGCGGCAACGACGATGCAAGCGAGGAGGGCCGCGTATCGCCAACCGTCGCCCGATCCGCGAGCGGGCACCACGGGCTTCAACCAACCTCGATAGACGACGACGAGCACCGCCGTACCCACGATCGTGCTCAGTTCCTGGAGGCCGTGATAGAGGCCGATGGTCGTTCCGGGAAACGGTTGCTGCAGGAAGGGAAGCTGCTCAACAACCCATCCCGTGCCGTGCGTGCAGGCGTCCCACGCGATGTGCGTCCACGCGCCGAGCAGGATGGAAAGCGCGAGGACGGCGACTCCCATTGCGGGCCGACCGAGAAGGGGCGTAGGTGAAGCGAGAAGGGGCGCACGTGGATCGAGCGCCGCGCTCCAGGCCGCGCGATGCGGCTGCGGCAGCGCGAACACCAGCGGCTCGCGAAGTGCGTAGAGCAGCAGCAGCGCGATCAAGCCCAGCGGCACGCACGCGAGCACGGTGCCCGCGGGCGTATGCGCGAACTGCCCGAGGTCGAAGCGCAGGAGGTAGTACGGCATGTCCGGCGCCATGCTGCCCGCGACGAGTCCGGCGAAGCTCAGGCGCCCGCGGCTCCAGCGCTGGAGGGGCACGACGGCGGCGGCATGTGCGAGGGTCCACGGCATGCCGCGATCGTGGCCGCCAATCATGGCGGTGAACGGGCGGAAAAGTGAATTTTCACCGGCGCCGTGGCGCGCCCCGGGAGGCGCGGGGCGGCTATACTGGCCGCGGCCATTTCCCGGGGGAAGCGGAGTCGTGGCAGAAGCGGCACCAACGAAGCGGCTGGTCTCGTGTCCGTCGTGCGGAGCACCGCTGCGTTTTCGCGGTGCAACGTCGGTCGTCGCCGTCTGCGCCTATTGCAAGGCGACTCTCGTCCGCGACGGCGTCAACCTCGAGAACATCGGCAAGCAGGCCGAGCTGCTCGAGGACGACACGCCGATCCAGATCGGCGCCGAGGGCAAGCACCGCGGCGTGGGCTTCACCGTCGTCGGGCGCATCCAGTACAAGTACAGCGCCGGCGTGTGGAGCGAGTGGCACGTGCTCTTCCCCGGCAGCAAGGGCGCCTGGCTCTCGGATGCGAGCCGCGAGTACACGATCGCCTACCTCGTCCCGCCGCAGCCATTGCCCCCCTTCGAGCAGATGAAGCCGGGGCAGAACCTCATCGTGAAGGGCGACAAGTGGTACGCGGGGGTCTACACCGTGACCAACGTCGACGCGGCCGAGGTGGTCGCCGGCCAGGGCGAGCTCCCGTTCCAGTTCAAGTCCGGCTGGAAGGCGAACGTGGTCGACCTTCGCGGCGACGGCGCGCGCTTCGCCACCATCGACTACTCCGAGACGCCGCCGCACCTCTACGTGGGCGAGAAGCTGCCGTTCGACACGTTCTCGTTCTCGAACCTGCGCGATCCGGACCGCATTGGGTTCACCAAGGGCACCGCGCTCGCGTTCAAGTGCGCGGGCTGCGGCGCTCCGATCGAGAAGCGCCTCACGACGACCGAGGTCGTGGCCTGCGACTCCTGCGGCTCGATCACCGACGTGAAGGGCACCATCGGCGAGCTCGTGCAGAAGAACACGCGCAACGAGATGGCGGGCCGGCCCTACATCCCGCTCGGCACCGTGGGACGCTGGAAGAACGTGCGCTACGAGGTCGTGGGCTTCATGCGCCGCACGATCCGCGTCGACGGCATTCCGTATACGTGGGGCGAGTACCTGCTGCACAACGTGGAGCAGGGCTACGCGTGGTTCACCGAATACAACGGCCACTTCAACTACGCGAAGACCGCGGCGGAGATCCCCAAGTCCACCAGCGTCATGATGTCGCGCGGCCCGGCAGTGCGTTACCTCGGCCACACGTTCGGGCATTTCTCGCGCTCCAAGCCGGCCGTCAGCTACCTCGTCGGCGAGTTCTACTGGATCGTGAAGCTGCAGGACGAGGCGATGTGCAACGACTACGTCGACCCGCCGCTCATGCTCTCGTCCGAATCGACGGGTAACGAGATCACGTGGACGATCGGCGAGTACGTCGAGGGCCCGGAGCTGTGGAAGGCGTTCGGCCTCAAGGGCAAGCCGCCCAAGCCCGTGGGCGTGGCGCCGAACCAGCCCTCGCCGCACAAGGGCAAGGTCGGGCGCTACTGGCTCGCGTTCCTCGCTTTCCTGGTGGTCGGGTTCTTCGCGCAGATGCTGTTCTCCATGCTGCAGTCGGCGATCCGACCGAACCCCATCGCGTTCAGCACGGCGCCGGGACAGACCACGCACACGGTGAGCCCCGTCTTCAAGCTGGGCGGCTTCGGCAGCAGTCGCGCGACGGTGCGTACCGAGACCTCGCTCAACGACCAATGGGTCTCGCTCACGATGCGTCTCGTGGAGGCCGACAACGGCCGCGCCTACGAGCTCAAGCGCTCCGTGGGCTACCAGAACGTGGGCGGCGGCCGCAGCGGCAGCAGCGACGACGTGGGCGAGATCCTCGGCGTTCCGCCCGGGCGCTACACGCTCGCCATCGACGCGCTGAGCCCTTCCGGAGCGCCCGCCACGCAGGGCAAGGTGCAGGTCTACCGCTCGAAGGTGGATTGGTCGAACTACTGGCTGTTCGCGTTCTTCCTGGTGCTCTGGCCATTGGGTGCCTGGGCGCGGTCCCATTCGTTCGAGAAGGAGCGCTGGTCGGAGAGCGACTATGCGCCGGGCGATGACGACGACGATGAAACGGGCACCGGCGGCCTGCTGAAGCAAGTGCTGGACGTGGTCGACGACGACTGAAGGAGACATCATGTTTCGCATGTATCTCGCATCTGCTGTCATCGCCTTCCTGTCGTACGGGACGGCGCAGTACAAGGGCTGGTCGATGTTCGCCTCGGAAGCGCAGGAGTTCGAGCGCCAGAAGGCGGGATCGTCGTCGTCGAGCTGGGGCCGCGGCAGCTCGGGCGGCGGCGGCTCCGGCGGTTCATCGGGTCACAAGTAGGCAACGCAAGGGAGAAGAGCCATGTTCGAGTACCTGAAGCCCGTAGCGCTCATCGGTTCCATCGTCTATTCGGTGATCGGGTTGCTCCTGGTCATCGTCGGGTTCGTCGTGATCGACAAGATCACGCCGTACGACCTGTGGAAGGAGCTGATCGAGAACCGCAACCAGCCGCTCGCCACCGTCGTGGCGGCATTCGTGCTCGCCATCGCGATCATCGTGGCCGCGGCGATCCACTAGTGTCCGAGCCCGTCACACCCGCGCAGGCGGGTGCCCAGACACCTCCGCTCCCAGGCGAGGTGCTGACCCGCGCCTTGCTCGGGTCGGTGTTCGTCATCGCCGCCTGCGGGCTCGTCTACGAGCTCATCGCGGCGGCGGCCTCCACCTACCTGCTGGGCGACTCGGTCACGCAATTCTCCGTCGTGATCGGCATCTA includes the following:
- a CDS encoding DUF4178 domain-containing protein, which gives rise to MAEAAPTKRLVSCPSCGAPLRFRGATSVVAVCAYCKATLVRDGVNLENIGKQAELLEDDTPIQIGAEGKHRGVGFTVVGRIQYKYSAGVWSEWHVLFPGSKGAWLSDASREYTIAYLVPPQPLPPFEQMKPGQNLIVKGDKWYAGVYTVTNVDAAEVVAGQGELPFQFKSGWKANVVDLRGDGARFATIDYSETPPHLYVGEKLPFDTFSFSNLRDPDRIGFTKGTALAFKCAGCGAPIEKRLTTTEVVACDSCGSITDVKGTIGELVQKNTRNEMAGRPYIPLGTVGRWKNVRYEVVGFMRRTIRVDGIPYTWGEYLLHNVEQGYAWFTEYNGHFNYAKTAAEIPKSTSVMMSRGPAVRYLGHTFGHFSRSKPAVSYLVGEFYWIVKLQDEAMCNDYVDPPLMLSSESTGNEITWTIGEYVEGPELWKAFGLKGKPPKPVGVAPNQPSPHKGKVGRYWLAFLAFLVVGFFAQMLFSMLQSAIRPNPIAFSTAPGQTTHTVSPVFKLGGFGSSRATVRTETSLNDQWVSLTMRLVEADNGRAYELKRSVGYQNVGGGRSGSSDDVGEILGVPPGRYTLAIDALSPSGAPATQGKVQVYRSKVDWSNYWLFAFFLVLWPLGAWARSHSFEKERWSESDYAPGDDDDDETGTGGLLKQVLDVVDDD
- a CDS encoding DUF350 domain-containing protein encodes the protein MFEYLKPVALIGSIVYSVIGLLLVIVGFVVIDKITPYDLWKELIENRNQPLATVVAAFVLAIAIIVAAAIH